Proteins from a single region of Amblyomma americanum isolate KBUSLIRL-KWMA chromosome 10, ASM5285725v1, whole genome shotgun sequence:
- the RpL26 gene encoding ribosomal protein L26 has product MRQNQYSSLIKVLKYHLSKLHHLVSSSGRRNRERHFSAPSHISRKIMSSPLSKELQQKYNVRSMLIRKDDEVQVVCGHNNSQQEGKVVQVYPKKYVIYIERIQREKANGASVYVGIHPCKVVIVKLKMDKDRNTILERRARSRQVREKGKGKHIEESVAMETKSVN; this is encoded by the exons ATGCGCCAGAACCAATATTCATCGCTAATAAAG GTCCTAAAATATCACTTGTCTAAGCTTCATCATTTGGTGTCCTCTTCTGGGAGAAGGAACAGGGAAAGGCACTTCAGTGCTCCATCGCACATTTCACGGAAGATCATGAGCTCACCGTTGTCGAAGGAGCTTCAGCAGAAGTATAATGTCCGCAGCATGCTCATCAGAAAAGACGACGAAGTTCAG GTGGTGTGTGGCCATAATAACAGCCAGCAGGAGGGCAAGGTCGTGCAGGTGTACCCTAAGAAGTATGTCATCTACATTGAGCGGATCCAGCGTGAGAAGGCCAACGGTGCATCGGTCTACGTGGGCATCCATCCCTGCAAAGTGGTGATCGTCAAGCTCAAGATGGACAAGGATCGCAATACAATCCTCGAGCGACGTGCACGTAGCCGCCAGGTCAGGGAAAAGGGCAAGGGAAAGCACATCGAGGAGAGTGTCGCCATGGAGACGAAAAGTGTTAATTGA